From Achromobacter spanius, a single genomic window includes:
- a CDS encoding DEAD/DEAH box helicase gives MSFDTLGLAPALLSAVQEAGFTTPTSVQAAAIPQALAGHDLMVSSQTGSGKTAAFMLPALHRIAQMPANKGVGVQVLVLTPTRELALQVTDATATYGRKLADLRTATVVGGMPYGAQLKALSRRVDVLVATPGRLIDHLQSGRVKLNTVHTLVLDEADRMLDMGFIEDIETIVERLPEDRQTLLFSATLDGTVAKLASRMMREPQRIEIAGAKEKHTNITQSLLYADDASHKMQLLDHVLRDASLDQAIVFTSTKRGADDLADRLADQGFAAAALHGDMNQRQRTRTLSQLQRGQLRILVATDVAARGIDVQGISHAVNFDLPMQAEDYVHRIGRTGRAGRNGLAFTLATHSERHKVRRIEHYIGQSITPEVIAGLEPKRTPRPSTGGGGGGKPYGKPFGKRPGGFGGSRHSGGFAGNRDGAPRDGAPREGRSFGGPRGEFKPREGGYQGNRPFEDRPFADRPQRSFGDRPSFGDRPQREGGYQGNRPFGDRPQREGGFRGGDRDSRPSFGDRPSYGDRPQRDARPFSERGPREGGFRGGDRDARPSFGDRPSFGDRPQREGGFRGGDRPEGGFRGKPSFDKRPGAPAKRFGKSNDRRG, from the coding sequence ATGTCTTTCGATACCCTGGGTCTCGCGCCCGCCCTTTTGTCGGCCGTTCAAGAAGCTGGCTTCACCACCCCCACCTCCGTTCAAGCCGCCGCCATTCCGCAAGCACTGGCCGGCCATGACCTGATGGTGTCCTCGCAGACCGGCAGCGGCAAGACCGCCGCCTTCATGCTGCCCGCCCTGCACCGCATCGCCCAGATGCCCGCCAACAAGGGCGTCGGCGTGCAAGTGCTGGTGCTGACCCCGACCCGCGAACTGGCCCTGCAAGTCACGGACGCCACCGCCACCTACGGCCGCAAGCTGGCCGACCTGCGCACCGCAACCGTCGTGGGCGGCATGCCCTACGGCGCGCAACTGAAGGCGCTGTCGCGCCGCGTTGACGTGCTGGTCGCCACCCCCGGCCGCCTGATCGACCACCTGCAATCGGGCCGCGTCAAGCTGAACACCGTGCACACGCTGGTGCTGGACGAAGCCGACCGCATGCTGGACATGGGCTTCATTGAAGATATCGAGACCATCGTCGAGCGTCTGCCTGAAGACCGCCAGACGCTGCTGTTCTCGGCCACGCTGGACGGCACCGTTGCCAAGCTGGCGTCGCGCATGATGCGCGAGCCGCAGCGCATCGAGATCGCCGGCGCCAAGGAAAAGCACACCAACATCACGCAAAGCCTGCTGTACGCGGACGATGCCAGCCACAAGATGCAACTGCTGGATCACGTGCTGCGCGACGCCTCGCTGGATCAAGCCATCGTCTTCACGTCGACCAAGCGCGGCGCGGACGACCTGGCCGACCGCCTGGCCGATCAAGGCTTTGCCGCCGCTGCCCTGCACGGCGACATGAACCAGCGCCAACGCACCCGCACGCTGTCGCAACTGCAGCGCGGCCAGCTGCGCATCCTGGTTGCCACCGACGTGGCTGCCCGTGGCATCGACGTGCAAGGCATCAGCCACGCCGTCAACTTCGACCTGCCGATGCAAGCCGAAGACTACGTGCACCGTATCGGCCGCACGGGCCGCGCCGGCCGCAACGGTCTGGCGTTCACGCTGGCCACGCATTCCGAGCGCCACAAGGTGCGCCGTATCGAACACTACATCGGCCAGTCCATCACCCCTGAAGTGATCGCCGGTCTGGAACCCAAACGCACCCCGCGTCCGTCCACCGGCGGCGGCGGTGGCGGCAAGCCGTATGGCAAGCCTTTCGGCAAGCGTCCCGGCGGTTTCGGCGGCTCGCGTCATTCGGGCGGCTTTGCGGGCAACCGCGACGGCGCACCGCGTGACGGCGCGCCCCGTGAAGGCCGTTCCTTCGGCGGCCCGCGTGGCGAGTTCAAGCCGCGCGAAGGCGGTTACCAGGGCAACCGTCCGTTCGAGGACCGTCCGTTCGCCGATCGTCCCCAGCGTTCCTTCGGTGACCGTCCCAGCTTCGGCGATCGTCCCCAGCGCGAAGGCGGCTACCAGGGCAATCGTCCCTTCGGCGACCGCCCCCAGCGTGAAGGCGGCTTCCGTGGCGGCGACCGCGATTCGCGTCCCAGCTTCGGCGACCGTCCCAGCTATGGCGACCGTCCCCAGCGCGATGCCCGCCCGTTCAGCGAGCGCGGCCCGCGTGAAGGCGGCTTCCGCGGTGGCGATCGCGACGCGCGCCCCAGCTTTGGCGACCGCCCCAGCTTCGGCGACCGTCCCCAGCGCGAAGGCGGCTTCCGCGGCGGTGATCGCCCCGAAGGCGGTTTCCGTGGCAAGCCCTCGTTCGACAAGCGTCCTGGCGCCCCCGCCAAGCGCTTCGGCAAGTCGAACGATCGCCGCGGCTGA